In bacterium, a single window of DNA contains:
- a CDS encoding D-alanine--D-alanine ligase translates to MKTKLRIAVLMGGKTAEHEVSLNSGMMVVNHLDKQKYLVKPVIITKQGLWLVPDSYISKQSNFQHPKELIHDIKTNQVTIGIGIDKLLHSKIEVVFLAMHGPYGEDGTIQGLLELAELPYTGSGVLASSLAMNKVKTLEMLEYWGILTPKRLVVTEVKGQRLAVRKIQNEVKRELGYPCVVKPNELGSSVAIQIIKQPNDLIPAMKLALQYDRQVIVEQYISGKEVTCAVLGCGFGKEPIALPPTLIIPKTSEFFDYQAKYTAGATDEITPAPLNRNLIKKVQRIAVTVHKALCCGSMSRTDMIINKNKIYVFETNTIPGMTAVSLYPQAAKAAGISFPQLLDKLIALAIDEFRSRKKIKT, encoded by the coding sequence ATGAAAACTAAATTACGTATTGCCGTGTTAATGGGTGGGAAAACCGCAGAACATGAAGTATCATTGAACAGCGGAATGATGGTAGTAAATCATCTCGATAAGCAGAAATATTTGGTTAAACCGGTTATAATCACTAAACAGGGGTTATGGTTAGTTCCAGATAGCTATATTTCAAAACAAAGTAATTTTCAGCATCCGAAAGAACTCATTCATGATATTAAAACTAACCAGGTGACAATTGGAATTGGAATTGATAAACTCTTACATTCCAAAATTGAAGTAGTGTTTCTAGCAATGCATGGACCGTATGGCGAAGATGGAACGATTCAAGGGTTATTAGAATTAGCAGAATTGCCCTATACCGGTTCCGGCGTGCTCGCTTCGAGTCTGGCGATGAATAAAGTTAAAACACTCGAAATGTTGGAATATTGGGGTATCTTAACTCCGAAACGACTCGTTGTTACAGAAGTTAAAGGTCAAAGGTTAGCGGTTAGAAAAATTCAAAACGAAGTGAAAAGAGAACTTGGATATCCCTGCGTGGTGAAACCGAACGAATTAGGGTCAAGTGTTGCAATTCAAATCATCAAACAGCCGAACGACTTAATTCCAGCGATGAAACTTGCATTACAATATGACCGACAGGTTATTGTCGAGCAATACATCTCTGGCAAAGAAGTTACTTGCGCAGTTCTTGGTTGCGGATTTGGTAAAGAACCCATCGCATTACCACCAACCTTAATTATTCCGAAAACCAGCGAGTTTTTCGACTACCAAGCGAAATATACCGCCGGTGCAACGGATGAAATCACCCCTGCTCCACTTAACCGTAATCTGATTAAAAAAGTTCAACGCATCGCAGTTACTGTACATAAAGCGTTATGTTGCGGCAGTATGTCGCGAACCGATATGATAATTAACAAGAATAAAATCTATGTTTTCGAAACTAATACCATCCCCGGCATGACCGCAGTGAGTCTCTATCCGCAAGCAGCGAAAGCTGCAGGAATATCTTTTCCGCAATTGCTGGATAAATTGATTGCGTTAGCGATTGATGAATTCAGGAGTAGAAAGAAAATAAAAACTTAA
- a CDS encoding efflux RND transporter periplasmic adaptor subunit, whose product MKRMPFFKFLDVIKFSVAVGILLFSGCSRQTGVVTISGNGTIEATEVDISAKIAEKIVALKVKEGDFVEPGQLIATLDESELSAAVAQAKAAVEAAKSNLADLLAGARKEEIEQARANVAAAKSNWENMVAGPRPQEIDAAKAALSQAEANLAQASKDWERMQSLFADGAISAQQRDAAKTAFESAVSYRDAAKAQLDLLLAGYRPQQVETAKQQYEYAQKQLDLLLAGSRPEAIAAARARVKQAQATLEQVQVQYENTVIRSPLKGFVIVVNKEVGELVNVGSPIVTIADLDNVWLRIYVPESDIGKIKLGQDAIISVDSFPNKKFPGKVSEIANQAEFTPKNIQTKKERVNLVFGVKIRLLNPDYLLKPGMPADAEIIIADEKEKLSS is encoded by the coding sequence ATGAAGCGAATGCCATTTTTTAAATTTCTCGATGTCATCAAATTCAGTGTTGCGGTCGGAATTCTGTTGTTTTCAGGGTGTTCGAGACAAACAGGAGTAGTAACGATTTCCGGTAATGGAACGATTGAAGCGACTGAAGTTGATATCAGCGCAAAAATTGCGGAAAAAATCGTTGCGTTGAAAGTCAAAGAAGGTGATTTTGTTGAACCAGGGCAATTAATTGCAACACTTGATGAATCCGAATTATCGGCTGCGGTAGCGCAAGCGAAAGCAGCAGTTGAAGCAGCGAAATCGAATCTAGCGGATTTGCTTGCTGGTGCTCGAAAAGAAGAAATTGAACAAGCGCGCGCGAATGTAGCTGCAGCGAAATCGAACTGGGAAAATATGGTTGCCGGTCCGCGACCGCAGGAAATTGATGCGGCAAAAGCAGCGTTGTCGCAAGCGGAAGCGAACCTGGCTCAAGCGAGTAAGGATTGGGAACGAATGCAGAGTTTATTTGCAGATGGAGCGATTTCTGCGCAGCAACGAGATGCAGCGAAAACCGCATTTGAATCTGCAGTAAGTTATCGCGACGCTGCAAAAGCACAACTAGACCTTCTTCTCGCCGGTTATCGTCCCCAACAGGTAGAGACGGCGAAACAACAATATGAATATGCGCAAAAGCAACTGGATTTATTGTTAGCTGGGTCTCGGCCAGAAGCGATCGCAGCTGCTCGAGCGCGAGTGAAACAAGCGCAAGCGACGCTAGAGCAGGTTCAGGTGCAATATGAAAATACCGTTATCCGCTCGCCATTAAAGGGATTTGTGATAGTTGTTAATAAAGAAGTGGGTGAACTGGTAAATGTTGGGAGTCCAATAGTAACGATTGCCGATTTAGATAATGTCTGGTTGCGGATTTATGTTCCGGAATCGGATATCGGGAAAATCAAGTTAGGACAAGATGCGATTATTTCCGTAGATTCATTTCCGAATAAAAAGTTTCCGGGAAAAGTGAGTGAGATTGCAAATCAAGCGGAATTTACCCCGAAAAATATTCAAACGAAAAAAGAACGGGTTAATCTGGTTTTCGGAGTTAAAATCAGGTTATTGAATCCGGACTATCTCCTCAAACCCGGTATGCCAGCAGATGCAGAAATAATCATAGCTGACGAAAAAGAAAAATTAAGCAGTTAG
- a CDS encoding TetR family transcriptional regulator, protein MDTKQLIMKAASELFAQYGYDAVSVRDIVRKAKVNLGAITYHFGGKEALYREMILNLAIKLRNEIEKLETLDVSATEKLASFIRSYMTMLLRNPNQARMVLMEMSLGKKRLMNVLAPYIISNSRTLMNILESGIKSGEFRNVDIQLTAFHIFSVCAHFITAQPILQRLFKLERYDEPFIEIAIQDTIDFILSSLKNKQNV, encoded by the coding sequence ATGGATACCAAGCAACTTATTATGAAAGCTGCTAGCGAGTTATTCGCTCAATATGGATATGATGCGGTTTCCGTTCGCGATATCGTTCGGAAAGCGAAAGTTAACCTTGGCGCGATAACCTATCATTTTGGCGGCAAAGAAGCGTTATATCGCGAAATGATACTTAACCTCGCAATAAAACTTCGCAATGAAATTGAAAAACTGGAAACCTTAGATGTTTCAGCTACAGAAAAACTTGCGTCATTCATTCGCAGTTATATGACCATGCTATTGCGGAATCCAAATCAAGCGCGCATGGTTCTGATGGAAATGAGTCTAGGCAAAAAAAGATTGATGAATGTCTTGGCTCCTTATATCATATCCAATTCTAGAACATTAATGAACATTCTTGAATCAGGAATAAAGTCCGGTGAATTTAGAAATGTAGATATCCAATTAACGGCATTTCATATTTTTAGCGTTTGTGCGCATTTTATTACTGCGCAACCGATACTACAGCGGTTGTTTAAACTCGAACGATACGACGAACCGTTTATCGAAATCGCAATTCAGGATACCATTGATTTCATTTTATCTTCACTAAAGAACAAGCAAAATGTTTAA